A part of Chitinivibrio alkaliphilus ACht1 genomic DNA contains:
- the smpB gene encoding SsrA-binding protein SmpB, translated as MAKKQKGVSTKSGITRISKNRKAYHEYEVLSTYEAGMVLTGTEVKALRAGKVNLSDGFVRIERGEAFLYNVHIGQYENSAVYAHSPERVRKLLLKKKELLYLFQQTNKQPLTLVALEIYIKKRWIKLKIGLCRGRKLYDKRQKIKEQESTRKIAALMKRG; from the coding sequence ATGGCGAAGAAACAAAAGGGTGTATCAACTAAGAGCGGTATCACCCGTATTAGCAAAAATCGCAAGGCCTATCATGAGTATGAGGTACTCTCAACATATGAAGCAGGTATGGTACTTACGGGAACAGAGGTAAAAGCGCTGCGTGCAGGGAAGGTCAACTTATCCGATGGGTTTGTGCGCATTGAACGTGGCGAGGCATTTTTATATAATGTTCATATTGGGCAATATGAGAATAGTGCTGTGTATGCCCACTCGCCAGAGCGTGTTCGGAAGCTTCTCTTAAAGAAAAAAGAGCTCCTGTATCTCTTTCAGCAGACCAATAAACAACCTTTGACACTAGTTGCACTGGAAATTTATATTAAGAAACGCTGGATTAAATTAAAAATAGGCCTTTGCCGAGGACGCAAGCTGTATGATAAACGTCAAAAAATTAAAGAACAAGAGAGCACGCGGAAGATTGCTGCTCTTATGAAACGTGGATGA
- the murI gene encoding glutamate racemase — protein sequence MSDSRPIAVFDSGLGGLSVVRELLQLVPGEDIIYFGDTLRCPYGSRSTEAVREFAQEVATYLLSQDVKLFVAACNTVSATALDAIEACVGGMIPVIGVIEPGVKAGMESSSQKCIGVIGTRATIASRAYTNLFYTYDPLITVYEKACPLFVPFVEENILRGKLLEMLIDEYLDELVDRGVDTIVLGCTHYPLLKESIHSVVGGRVSIIDSAWWTAQEVRQMLHTRALFSPKEQGEHLFYVTDITRNFTAVSRSFLGRDVNVKNIDLHRELRKLNKEI from the coding sequence ATGAGTGATTCACGACCCATTGCAGTTTTTGATTCCGGGTTAGGTGGCTTGTCCGTTGTACGGGAGTTATTACAATTGGTTCCCGGTGAGGATATTATCTATTTTGGTGATACCTTGCGTTGTCCCTATGGGAGTCGCTCTACAGAAGCAGTTCGCGAATTTGCCCAAGAGGTGGCCACGTATCTTCTCTCACAGGATGTAAAGCTCTTTGTGGCAGCGTGTAACACGGTGTCTGCCACTGCCCTTGATGCGATTGAAGCATGTGTTGGCGGTATGATCCCCGTCATCGGTGTGATAGAGCCGGGAGTGAAGGCAGGGATGGAATCATCATCGCAAAAATGTATTGGAGTTATTGGGACTCGTGCAACCATCGCCTCTCGTGCCTATACCAATCTTTTTTACACCTATGATCCTCTCATTACCGTATATGAAAAGGCTTGTCCCTTGTTTGTTCCCTTTGTTGAAGAGAATATTCTCCGGGGAAAACTCCTGGAAATGCTCATTGATGAGTATCTTGACGAATTGGTAGATCGTGGGGTGGATACGATTGTCTTAGGATGCACCCATTACCCCCTCTTAAAAGAGTCTATTCACTCTGTGGTGGGTGGTCGCGTCTCCATTATCGATTCTGCGTGGTGGACCGCGCAGGAAGTGCGCCAAATGCTTCATACACGGGCACTTTTCTCTCCCAAAGAGCAGGGGGAGCACCTTTTCTATGTAACAGACATAACACGTAATTTTACAGCCGTGAGCCGTTCGTTCTTAGGACGTGATGTGAATGTAAAAAATATAGACTTACACAGGGAATTGCGAAAATTAAATAAGGAGATATAG
- a CDS encoding pyridoxine 5'-phosphate synthase, whose product MATLGVNIDHIATLRQARGGVEPEPVHGASVAEIAGCHGITAHLREDRRHMIDRDIYVLKEAITCPLNLEMALTEEMVSIACDVRPYMTTIVPEKREERTTEGGLIVQGREKEISPLIQKLQENNTIVSIFIDPDFQQIKAAKKTGATHIELHTGYYANAQGAAQKEELEKLSEASEYAHKLGFTVNAGHGLNYHNTAPIAQLPHMNELNIGHSIISRAVFVGLERAVQEMLRLINTGSLV is encoded by the coding sequence ATGGCCACCCTTGGAGTAAATATTGATCATATCGCAACCCTACGACAGGCGCGCGGCGGAGTTGAACCTGAACCAGTACACGGCGCATCCGTAGCAGAAATTGCCGGATGCCATGGCATTACGGCCCACTTACGTGAAGATCGACGACACATGATTGACCGAGATATTTACGTGCTGAAAGAGGCAATTACCTGTCCTCTTAATCTTGAAATGGCTCTTACGGAAGAGATGGTTTCCATTGCCTGTGATGTACGTCCCTATATGACAACAATTGTTCCGGAAAAACGGGAGGAACGTACCACAGAAGGAGGTCTAATTGTTCAAGGACGGGAAAAAGAAATTTCCCCGCTCATCCAGAAACTTCAGGAAAATAATACGATTGTCTCAATTTTTATTGACCCTGACTTTCAACAAATAAAAGCAGCAAAAAAAACCGGTGCAACTCATATAGAACTTCATACGGGATACTATGCGAACGCACAGGGGGCTGCTCAAAAGGAAGAGTTGGAAAAACTAAGCGAAGCCTCGGAATATGCGCATAAACTCGGTTTCACCGTAAACGCAGGGCACGGGCTCAACTACCACAACACAGCGCCCATTGCACAACTGCCTCACATGAACGAATTAAATATTGGGCATTCAATCATTAGTCGGGCTGTCTTTGTTGGGCTCGAACGAGCTGTTCAAGAGATGCTTCGTCTTATCAACACAGGAAGTCTGGTATAA
- a CDS encoding N-acetylmuramoyl-L-alanine amidase family protein, with product MMRIYSTLLVFLWITSLHGLSLVGLSGKPYSLDTITREGRSFIRPAQVCDFLRFSATTEQNSFTLVSQGDTLLVDGHSGVVSHTGDTLSRARVYVEDSLLFMEARSFFSLLTELTSFYFVFQKDTVLVSREPQLPFYDVSGVVVVDPGHGGRDPGAIGPQGTYEKDVVLSLSKALRDYIESVSHITVYLTREEDVFVPLMDRTAFANEKQADLFLSVHANAALDNKNARGYKLFFLAEAETEMERQVEERENAVIEYETTDANRGVIESILSDMMSTEYQKESQEFTIHSLETLDRSVQSVAPFGNGVGQANFFVLRGAEMPAVLVESAFISHPEEEKILRTSSFYEEFGSALGSAVVSFLEINGSFYE from the coding sequence ATGATGAGAATATACAGTACCCTCCTTGTGTTTTTGTGGATCACCTCGCTCCACGGCCTTTCTCTTGTAGGTCTCAGCGGGAAACCGTACTCCCTTGATACCATTACCCGTGAGGGGCGTTCCTTCATTCGTCCAGCCCAAGTGTGTGATTTTTTACGATTTTCCGCCACGACAGAACAAAATTCCTTTACCCTTGTTTCTCAGGGTGATACGTTACTGGTTGACGGTCATTCAGGAGTTGTTTCTCATACGGGGGATACTCTTTCCCGGGCACGTGTATACGTGGAAGATTCTCTCCTGTTTATGGAAGCCCGCTCTTTCTTTTCCCTGTTGACAGAGCTCACCTCCTTTTACTTTGTTTTTCAAAAAGATACGGTGCTTGTATCGCGAGAGCCACAGTTGCCCTTCTATGATGTATCAGGGGTTGTTGTTGTAGATCCCGGTCATGGGGGGCGAGACCCCGGGGCCATTGGTCCACAGGGAACCTACGAAAAAGATGTAGTTCTCAGTCTTTCAAAAGCTCTTCGCGATTACATAGAATCCGTTTCTCATATTACGGTGTACCTTACTCGTGAAGAAGATGTCTTTGTGCCACTTATGGACAGAACCGCCTTTGCAAATGAAAAGCAGGCAGATCTATTCCTCTCGGTCCATGCCAATGCTGCCTTGGACAATAAAAATGCCCGTGGATACAAACTCTTTTTTCTTGCTGAAGCAGAAACAGAGATGGAACGGCAGGTGGAAGAGCGCGAAAATGCTGTTATTGAGTATGAAACAACCGATGCAAATCGAGGAGTTATTGAATCAATTCTTTCAGATATGATGTCCACGGAATATCAAAAGGAGAGTCAGGAGTTTACCATACACTCTCTGGAGACGTTGGATCGATCTGTGCAGAGTGTTGCCCCCTTTGGAAATGGAGTGGGGCAAGCAAACTTTTTTGTATTGCGCGGTGCAGAGATGCCGGCGGTGCTTGTTGAGTCAGCTTTTATTTCTCATCCTGAGGAGGAGAAAATCTTACGTACGTCCTCGTTTTATGAAGAATTTGGCTCCGCTCTCGGGTCGGCGGTCGTCTCTTTTCTTGAAATAAATGGTTCTTTCTATGAGTGA
- a CDS encoding SUMF1/EgtB/PvdO family nonheme iron enzyme, with translation MENLQRLRRIRRVFFLLLALCLMLLLWMYFLGQEAFRREEQVAAHSRARADSLARADSLARADSLARADSLARADSLARADSLARADSLARADSLARADSLARADSLARADSLARADSLARADSLARADSLARADSLARADSLARADSLARADSLARADSLARADSLQALQERCKKDTLPPWTYLQPAPGRYDESLSVTLQSVTEDARIEWRFSTDDTFRLYEGESIAIADSVTIVYRAEDPCGNVFSPREGTYEIIPRENPCPEGMVYITHGGDPFCIDKYEWPNRAGELPVSNVSLGQARDSCFSRGKRLPTAEEWQRACEGPYEWQYPYGDTYEVFPCNIRSERPRPAGYFLGCRTWDGVYDMVGNLAEWTNTPSDVSPGFFVVRGGFWESGRRADCRVSRHSYYPQNPHNPVGFRCVTTPEDRN, from the coding sequence ATGGAAAATCTGCAGCGCCTGAGGCGTATACGAAGAGTATTTTTCTTGCTTCTTGCGCTATGTCTTATGCTACTTCTTTGGATGTATTTCCTGGGACAAGAGGCCTTTCGTCGTGAAGAGCAGGTCGCTGCCCATAGTCGTGCCCGTGCTGATAGCCTTGCCCGTGCTGATAGCCTAGCCCGTGCTGATAGCCTTGCCCGTGCCGATAGTCTTGCCCGTGCTGATAGCCTTGCCCGTGCTGATAGCCTAGCCCGTGCTGATAGCCTTGCCCGTGCTGATAGCCTAGCCCGTGCTGATAGCCTAGCCCGTGCCGATAGCCTTGCCCGTGCTGATAGCCTAGCCCGTGCTGATAGCCTTGCCCGTGCTGATAGCCTAGCCCGTGCTGATAGCCTTGCCCGTGCTGATAGCCTTGCCCGTGCTGATAGCCTTGCCCGTGCTGATAGCCTAGCCCGTGCTGATAGCCTTGCCCGTGCTGATAGCCTTGCCCGTGCTGATAGCCTTCAGGCTTTGCAGGAGCGGTGTAAAAAAGATACCCTCCCTCCATGGACCTATTTGCAGCCGGCGCCGGGACGATATGACGAGTCTCTCTCTGTGACCTTACAGAGTGTAACCGAGGATGCTCGTATTGAGTGGCGTTTTTCCACAGACGATACATTTCGTTTATATGAAGGGGAGTCTATTGCAATTGCTGATTCCGTAACCATTGTATATCGCGCTGAAGATCCATGTGGAAATGTTTTTTCACCCCGTGAAGGAACGTACGAAATTATCCCTCGAGAAAACCCTTGTCCAGAGGGAATGGTGTATATCACTCATGGAGGGGACCCCTTTTGTATTGACAAATATGAATGGCCGAACCGCGCCGGTGAGCTTCCCGTAAGCAATGTTTCCTTAGGACAAGCACGTGATTCTTGTTTTTCCCGGGGGAAGCGTCTTCCCACAGCAGAGGAGTGGCAGAGGGCGTGTGAAGGCCCGTATGAATGGCAATACCCTTACGGTGATACCTATGAGGTCTTTCCCTGTAATATTCGCAGTGAACGCCCGCGTCCTGCCGGGTATTTCCTTGGCTGCAGAACCTGGGATGGTGTCTATGATATGGTTGGAAACCTCGCTGAATGGACAAATACTCCCTCCGATGTCTCGCCCGGCTTCTTTGTTGTGCGTGGCGGTTTCTGGGAGAGTGGTCGCCGGGCCGATTGCAGGGTAAGTCGTCACAGTTATTACCCACAAAATCCACACAACCCCGTGGGGTTTCGCTGTGTTACTACTCCTGAGGATAGGAATTGA
- the ftsH gene encoding ATP-dependent zinc metalloprotease FtsH, producing the protein MKTMFVWVLVVVLMVGLLRALDPAGDGVVELKYSEFTRLLALSDGSMKEAEDTSAVIEEVQVTLSGLRANLMGSVKDSRYLEEVLEEGEPVESPEFTVVLPFVDSHMLSSWENRGFSVSFKEQEVSFWEILLSGWPVLLLIAFWFFMFRNMQGGQKGMFSFGKSRAKLHNKTKTSVTFDDVSGAEEAKDELAEVVDFLKKPEKYQRVGGKIPKGILLLGQPGTGKTLLAKAVAGEADVAFYSISGSDFVEMFVGVGASRVRNLFEEAKKNSPSIVFIDEIDAVGRQRGAGLGGGHDEREQTLNQMLVEMDGFEQNSGIILIAATNRPDVLDPALLRPGRFDRQIVVDSPDLRGRQGILAVHTKKIPLGDDVCLQTIARGTPGFSGADLANLVNEAALLAARFDQAKVTMLDFEEARDKILMGMERNSKILTEYEKKTTAYHEAGHAICTLHCAHADPLHKVTIIPRGRALGVTFSLPDEDKHSYSRDYMLDRICVAMGGRVAELLVFQQMTTGASNDIKQATDMARKMVCDYGMSELGPVAYGKNDEQVFLGKDISRQRDFSERTAERIDEIIRKIIEEQEKRVYDIFETHRDELDCLAEALIEHEHLDKEEIDMVLRGEKITVSKKSRMARIFSLRKRRESEAEKDRDSGQYASEEDRNSKAEDISDSEDLPSDDSK; encoded by the coding sequence ATGAAAACCATGTTTGTCTGGGTACTTGTTGTTGTTCTTATGGTGGGCTTGCTTCGTGCTCTTGATCCTGCGGGAGATGGGGTTGTTGAGCTGAAATACAGCGAGTTTACCCGGCTTCTTGCTCTTTCAGATGGTAGTATGAAGGAAGCCGAGGATACCTCAGCGGTAATAGAAGAGGTGCAAGTAACTCTCAGCGGACTTCGTGCAAATCTCATGGGCTCTGTGAAAGATTCGCGTTATTTAGAAGAGGTTCTTGAGGAGGGGGAGCCCGTGGAATCACCAGAGTTTACGGTGGTCCTTCCCTTTGTAGATAGTCATATGTTATCCTCATGGGAGAATCGGGGGTTTTCTGTTTCCTTTAAAGAACAGGAAGTCTCATTTTGGGAAATTCTTCTGTCTGGATGGCCAGTACTGCTTCTTATTGCATTTTGGTTTTTTATGTTTCGCAATATGCAGGGCGGGCAAAAAGGAATGTTTAGCTTTGGCAAATCACGGGCAAAGCTTCATAATAAAACTAAGACCAGTGTAACCTTTGATGATGTTTCCGGGGCTGAAGAGGCAAAGGATGAACTTGCCGAAGTGGTTGATTTCCTAAAGAAACCGGAGAAATATCAACGAGTGGGTGGAAAAATACCGAAGGGGATTCTTCTACTTGGGCAGCCGGGGACGGGGAAAACGCTTCTTGCCAAAGCCGTGGCTGGTGAAGCTGATGTGGCTTTTTATTCTATCAGTGGTTCTGATTTTGTTGAAATGTTTGTTGGGGTGGGGGCATCCCGCGTACGAAATCTTTTCGAAGAGGCAAAGAAGAACTCGCCCTCTATTGTCTTTATTGATGAAATTGATGCAGTGGGACGTCAACGTGGGGCCGGTCTTGGTGGTGGCCATGATGAGCGTGAGCAAACATTGAATCAGATGCTGGTGGAGATGGATGGGTTTGAACAAAACTCCGGTATTATTCTGATTGCCGCAACAAACCGCCCCGATGTTCTTGATCCCGCCCTCTTGCGTCCGGGGCGATTTGATCGTCAAATTGTGGTTGATTCTCCTGATCTCCGTGGACGGCAAGGGATACTTGCGGTGCACACAAAAAAAATTCCCCTAGGTGATGATGTATGCTTACAAACAATTGCGCGGGGTACTCCAGGGTTTTCCGGAGCAGATCTTGCAAACTTGGTAAATGAAGCAGCTCTTCTCGCCGCCCGCTTTGATCAAGCAAAGGTTACCATGCTGGATTTTGAAGAAGCGCGTGATAAAATACTCATGGGTATGGAGCGCAACAGTAAGATCTTAACGGAGTATGAGAAAAAGACCACGGCATATCACGAAGCAGGGCACGCCATATGTACCCTCCATTGTGCCCATGCAGACCCGCTCCATAAGGTGACAATTATTCCTCGTGGCCGTGCCTTGGGGGTAACCTTCTCCTTGCCCGATGAGGATAAGCACAGTTACAGTAGAGATTACATGCTTGATCGTATTTGTGTTGCCATGGGTGGTCGTGTGGCGGAGTTATTAGTCTTTCAGCAGATGACAACGGGGGCGTCAAACGATATTAAGCAGGCTACGGATATGGCCCGTAAGATGGTTTGTGATTACGGCATGAGCGAGTTGGGACCAGTGGCCTATGGGAAGAATGATGAACAGGTGTTTCTCGGTAAGGATATTTCGCGTCAGCGTGATTTTTCTGAAAGAACTGCTGAGCGCATCGATGAGATTATTCGAAAAATTATTGAAGAACAAGAAAAACGGGTCTATGATATCTTTGAGACGCATCGTGATGAACTTGATTGTCTTGCCGAAGCCTTAATTGAACATGAACATTTGGATAAAGAAGAAATTGATATGGTGCTTCGCGGGGAAAAAATTACGGTGAGTAAGAAAAGTCGAATGGCACGTATTTTTTCATTGCGTAAACGTCGAGAGAGCGAGGCGGAAAAAGATCGTGATTCTGGGCAATATGCGTCGGAGGAAGATCGTAATAGCAAGGCGGAAGACATCTCTGATTCGGAAGACCTTCCTTCCGATGATTCAAAGTAG
- the folP gene encoding dihydropteroate synthase — translation MGNEPRPWNVMGILNVTPDSFYDGGTYTDCVAERAQQMYDDGAVVIDVGGESTRPGSLPVSVQEELDRVVPAVEEILRTVPVQISVDTTKATVARAALRAGATMVNDVSGGRFDPDLPRVAAQEDASVVVMHSRKTPRDMQEDPSYKSVLEEVAQELQEGVTRYVSAGVAHHNIIIDPGIGFAKTYFDNIALLGGLSSLSLPYPLLIGTSRKSFLGAITGRDAADRLAPSLATVGHAYTQGVRWFRVHDVAETVDYLKTLDFLTTVSPQE, via the coding sequence ATGGGCAATGAGCCGCGACCATGGAATGTAATGGGAATTCTCAACGTTACGCCGGACTCCTTCTATGATGGTGGTACATATACGGACTGTGTTGCAGAGCGGGCGCAGCAAATGTATGATGATGGTGCCGTTGTAATTGATGTTGGCGGCGAGTCGACGCGCCCCGGTTCATTGCCTGTATCTGTGCAGGAGGAGTTGGATCGTGTAGTGCCTGCTGTTGAAGAGATTTTGCGTACCGTTCCCGTACAAATTTCCGTTGATACAACAAAAGCAACTGTTGCCCGCGCAGCGCTTCGAGCGGGGGCGACCATGGTGAATGATGTCAGCGGAGGTCGATTTGATCCTGATCTGCCCAGGGTTGCAGCTCAGGAAGATGCCTCTGTGGTTGTAATGCACAGCCGAAAAACCCCCCGCGATATGCAGGAAGATCCCTCCTATAAATCAGTCTTAGAAGAGGTGGCGCAAGAGCTCCAAGAGGGAGTTACGCGGTATGTCTCTGCAGGGGTTGCTCACCACAATATTATTATTGATCCGGGAATCGGCTTTGCCAAAACGTATTTCGATAATATCGCCCTCTTAGGGGGGTTGTCATCACTTTCTCTGCCCTATCCTCTTTTAATCGGTACGTCGCGGAAGTCATTTCTCGGAGCAATAACCGGCCGTGATGCTGCTGACCGTCTCGCCCCTTCTTTGGCAACGGTTGGACATGCCTATACACAGGGAGTTCGATGGTTTCGAGTGCATGATGTTGCAGAAACGGTTGATTATTTAAAGACCCTTGATTTTCTTACCACTGTGTCACCACAGGAGTAG
- a CDS encoding LolA family protein — MSLSSELAEIVSQRLDKPLRFSYDLEIYWDVREVTTRSSGDVILDQPRRSFRFSGNDTEWVSDGITVWQYSAGTDQVVIQDYLDFDPTLHPSTMLRRFTSYDFEKVRDSAGTSVYQWQAPPDTLVEYQQIDVYADISARRLDTIRLVDRDNNISTYRITSFKEKTDLSEDLFEFTPPRGAHVIDNR; from the coding sequence ATGTCTTTGTCATCTGAGCTTGCTGAGATTGTTTCGCAGCGCTTAGACAAGCCCCTCCGGTTTTCCTACGATCTTGAGATTTATTGGGATGTGCGCGAAGTGACCACCAGGAGTAGCGGAGATGTTATTCTTGATCAGCCGCGGCGAAGTTTTCGTTTTTCCGGTAATGATACAGAATGGGTGAGTGACGGGATTACGGTATGGCAGTACAGCGCCGGCACAGATCAAGTGGTGATACAGGACTATCTCGATTTTGACCCAACCCTGCACCCGTCAACCATGCTTCGTCGTTTTACTTCATATGATTTTGAAAAGGTACGTGATTCTGCGGGTACCTCTGTGTATCAATGGCAGGCACCACCTGATACGCTGGTGGAGTATCAGCAGATTGATGTTTATGCAGACATTTCTGCGCGGCGGTTAGATACGATTCGGTTGGTGGACCGTGACAATAATATCAGCACGTATCGCATTACGTCATTTAAAGAAAAGACCGATCTTTCGGAAGATCTCTTTGAGTTTACTCCTCCCCGGGGGGCGCATGTTATCGATAATCGATAA
- a CDS encoding YebC/PmpR family DNA-binding transcriptional regulator, whose protein sequence is MAGHSKWANIKHRKGAQDAKRGKVFGKIIREITVAARLGGGDQETNPRLRTVLIKAKSNNMPNDTIDRAIARGTGSDDSVQYEEKVFEAYGPEGVAFVIETLTDNINRTVSEVRHAINKHGGNLGTDGSVLWMFRRQGVISLSAEGIEEEELMETALEAGASDIEQDGAYFVVFTDPGAFSDVNDALEQQYTLEESDVKLIPENHIRLTSDEAIEKVFTFRDALEDLDDVQAVHGNFDLP, encoded by the coding sequence ATGGCTGGACATTCAAAATGGGCTAATATAAAGCATCGTAAGGGTGCACAGGATGCTAAACGGGGCAAGGTGTTTGGGAAAATTATCCGTGAAATAACCGTGGCGGCCCGTCTTGGCGGGGGGGATCAGGAAACAAACCCGCGCTTGCGGACTGTCCTTATTAAAGCCAAGTCAAACAATATGCCCAACGACACCATTGACCGTGCTATTGCTCGTGGAACCGGTTCTGATGATTCTGTTCAATATGAAGAAAAAGTTTTTGAGGCGTATGGACCGGAGGGGGTTGCCTTTGTCATAGAAACCCTTACGGACAATATTAATCGTACGGTGAGCGAAGTTCGCCATGCCATAAATAAGCACGGCGGGAATCTTGGTACTGATGGTTCGGTGTTATGGATGTTTCGCAGACAGGGGGTAATTTCTCTTTCTGCTGAAGGAATTGAGGAAGAGGAGCTCATGGAGACAGCCTTAGAGGCAGGAGCATCAGATATTGAGCAGGATGGTGCGTATTTTGTTGTTTTTACTGATCCAGGAGCATTCTCCGATGTAAATGATGCTCTTGAGCAGCAATATACCTTAGAAGAGAGTGATGTGAAGCTTATACCGGAAAATCATATTCGTCTCACCAGTGATGAAGCCATTGAGAAAGTCTTTACCTTTCGAGATGCCTTGGAAGATCTCGATGATGTACAGGCGGTACATGGCAATTTTGATCTCCCATAG
- a CDS encoding CapA family protein — protein sequence MRAPSYETPLADSTEVTISSVGDLMTRRDLAAPASRRLWDEIGDSLFSADFVTGNLEFPINPHTQHYRILRYSVREEFAEPFISLPPKGGFDYFSLGNNHINDSYAEGVRNTMEYLDAHSILHSGCSAVEEDIDTFPIVDINGISVALLSYTFTTNGVELEDDFTYGVNLVRFNALDDADYDPSLIHRHIEKARQDGADLIVCNIHWGIEFEYYPSKRLVSRAHDLLEAGVDVIVGHHPHILNPAEWYTTKDGRNTLCCYSLGNLTSFALKRPTMKLSEIVKFSVEAGNASDGSRKIRLTGATIEPTFFCKHGFGKKADHRILPLFKTYEELDSRSDLTPWQKYQIRHVYAEYQQYFLQKDAFTYV from the coding sequence ATGCGAGCCCCTTCCTATGAAACTCCCTTAGCCGATTCAACTGAAGTAACTATCAGTTCCGTGGGGGATCTAATGACCCGTCGTGATTTGGCTGCGCCTGCATCACGTCGTTTATGGGATGAAATTGGTGACTCCCTGTTTTCCGCAGATTTTGTCACCGGAAATTTAGAATTCCCCATAAATCCACATACCCAGCACTATCGTATTTTACGGTACTCCGTGCGGGAAGAGTTTGCTGAGCCTTTTATTTCTCTTCCCCCGAAAGGCGGGTTTGATTATTTCTCCCTTGGTAATAATCATATAAACGACTCTTATGCTGAGGGGGTGCGAAATACCATGGAGTATCTGGATGCACATTCTATACTCCATAGTGGGTGTTCGGCCGTTGAGGAAGACATCGATACGTTTCCCATTGTTGATATCAACGGTATTTCCGTAGCTCTCCTCTCATACACCTTTACAACCAACGGGGTTGAGTTAGAAGATGATTTTACCTATGGAGTTAATCTTGTACGGTTCAATGCTCTCGATGATGCAGACTACGATCCATCTCTGATCCATCGCCACATAGAAAAGGCTCGCCAAGACGGTGCGGATCTCATTGTCTGTAATATCCATTGGGGGATAGAGTTTGAGTACTACCCGTCAAAACGTCTTGTCTCACGGGCTCATGATCTCCTTGAGGCGGGGGTTGATGTCATTGTTGGGCATCATCCTCATATTTTGAATCCTGCTGAATGGTATACCACTAAGGATGGACGAAATACCCTCTGTTGCTACTCCTTAGGAAATCTCACATCCTTCGCTCTGAAGCGGCCTACAATGAAACTCTCAGAGATCGTGAAATTTTCCGTTGAAGCGGGCAACGCGAGTGATGGTTCACGAAAAATTCGTCTGACCGGTGCCACCATAGAGCCAACATTCTTTTGTAAGCATGGCTTTGGTAAAAAGGCTGATCACCGTATTCTTCCCTTGTTTAAAACCTACGAAGAGCTTGACAGTCGTTCTGATTTGACGCCCTGGCAAAAGTATCAGATACGCCATGTGTATGCAGAGTATCAACAGTATTTTCTGCAGAAAGATGCCTTTACATACGTGTAG